A part of Periophthalmus magnuspinnatus isolate fPerMag1 chromosome 14, fPerMag1.2.pri, whole genome shotgun sequence genomic DNA contains:
- the dbn1 gene encoding drebrin isoform X2, translated as MAVNLSKNRLALLTAYQDVIDEGSNTDWALYTYEEETNDLTLAASGEGGLAEITLTFDNSLVMYGFCSIKEPSAALPRYILINWVGDDVPDARKCACASHVATIADFFQGVEVIVNASSLEDIEPSAIGQRLTNGTTAVASPVLSRLKTREDEHPDVGTVYEKTNAEMEMKKINREEFWEKAKREEELRKEEERKKAAEERRKFEEERMELERLEQENREKRYREREREIEEHRKKLQEEEEAKERQMNQPPVASDPNIEDLSLDKRESEVEEAKAIIAQRSGNPREFFKQKERAMTICVDTSPVSVHRPDETENNDDDDDDDDEGTKRSMSTVSPGPKMFSTATKEDSTDLWDPFPKHESTPPVQDTAPPSKPVQSVAPQPQNSFSVWDSGTDSLVELWDTKQNEPKSEPGSQSHQAASHCPSLVELTGDCSATSQAIGGRPQPLLSFDDVMDGTFCSVNEQEDPPMTLSYQHALQHATNQEPELDDGPLLMTNGNGDSLLKEGTQASEGYFSQSQEEEFGQSDETSAKATPIFYNKPPEIDITCWDTDPVVDDEDD; from the exons ggCGTTGTACACATACGAAGAGGAGACCAATGACTTGACACTCGCTGCCTCAGGAG AAGGAGGTCTGGCTGAGATCACTCTGACGTTTGACAACAGTTTGGTCATGTACGGATTCTGCAGCATCAAGGAGCCGTCTGCAGCTCTGCCCCGGTACATCCTCATCAACTGG GTGGGAGATGATGTCCCGGATGCACGGAAATGTGCCTGTGCCAGCCACGTGGCCACCATCGCAGACTTCTTCCAG GGTGTAGAGGTGATCGTGAATGCCAGCAGCCTGGAGGACATAGAGCCATCTGCGATTGGACAGAGACTGACCAATGGGACGACAGCAGTGGCCAGTCCAGTCCTTAGCCGCCTTAAAACCAGGGAGGACGAGCACCCAGATGTG GGAACAGTTTATGAGAAAACCAACGCAGAGATGGAGATGAAGAAGATCAATAGAGAGGAATTCTGGGAAAAGGCTAAG agggaagaggagctgagaaaggaggaggaacgTAAGAAGGCAGCCGAGGAGCGACGGAAATTTGAGGAAGAACGGATGGAACTGGAACGACTGGAGCAGGAGAACCGCGagaagagatacagagagagagagagggagatcgAGGAGCACAG GAAGAAActacaggaagaggaagaggccaAAGAACGACAGATGAACCAGCCCCCTGTG GCGTCAGATCCAAACATTGAAGACTTGAGTTTGGACAAAAGGGAATCAGAGGTTGAG GAGGCGAAGGCGATCATAGCTCAGCGCTCAGGAAACCCTCGGGAGTTTTTCAAACAGAAAGAACGCGCCATGACCATCTGCGTGGACACATCTCCTGTATCTGTGCACCGGCCCG atgaaactgaaaacaatgatgatgatgatgatgatgatgatgaaggcaCAAAGCGCAGCATGTCCACCGTGTCTCCAGgtcccaaaatgttcagcacAGCCACAAAAGAGGACAGCACCGACCTGTGGG ATCCGTTCCCCAAACATGAGTCGACGCCCCCTGTGCAGGACACCGCCCCTCCCTCCAAACCAGTGCAGAGCGTGGCCCCTCAGCCCCAGAACTCCTTCTCTGTGTGGGACAGTGGAACTGACAGCCTGGTGGAGCTCTGGGACACCAAGCAAAACGAACCTAAGTCTGAGCCCGGCTCCCAGTCCCACCAGGCCGCGTCTCACTGCCCCTCCCTGGTGGAGCTGACGGGCGACTGCAGTGCCACCTCCCAGGCCATAGGCGGCAGACCTCAGCCGCTGCTTAGCTTCGACGACGTCATGGATGGAACGTTCTGCTCCGTGAACGAACAGGAAGACCCGCCCATGACCCTGAGCTACCAGCATGCACTGCAGCATGCAACCAATCAGGAGCCGGAGCTGGATGACGGACCGCTGCTCATGACCAATGGGAATGGGGACTCGCTGCTAAAGGAGGGAACTCAg GCCAGCGAAGGATACTTTAGCCAGTCACAGGAAGAGGAATTTGGCCAATCAGATGAGACCTCCGCTAAAGCCACACCCATCTTTTATAACAAGCCTCCAG AGATTGACATCACATGTTGGGACACAGATCCGGTGGTGGACGATGAAGACGactaa
- the dbn1 gene encoding drebrin isoform X1 gives MAVNLSKNRLALLTAYQDVIDEGSNTDWALYTYEEETNDLTLAASGEGGLAEITLTFDNSLVMYGFCSIKEPSAALPRYILINWVGDDVPDARKCACASHVATIADFFQVENGVEVIVNASSLEDIEPSAIGQRLTNGTTAVASPVLSRLKTREDEHPDVGTVYEKTNAEMEMKKINREEFWEKAKREEELRKEEERKKAAEERRKFEEERMELERLEQENREKRYREREREIEEHRKKLQEEEEAKERQMNQPPVASDPNIEDLSLDKRESEVEEAKAIIAQRSGNPREFFKQKERAMTICVDTSPVSVHRPDETENNDDDDDDDDEGTKRSMSTVSPGPKMFSTATKEDSTDLWDPFPKHESTPPVQDTAPPSKPVQSVAPQPQNSFSVWDSGTDSLVELWDTKQNEPKSEPGSQSHQAASHCPSLVELTGDCSATSQAIGGRPQPLLSFDDVMDGTFCSVNEQEDPPMTLSYQHALQHATNQEPELDDGPLLMTNGNGDSLLKEGTQASEGYFSQSQEEEFGQSDETSAKATPIFYNKPPEIDITCWDTDPVVDDEDD, from the exons ggCGTTGTACACATACGAAGAGGAGACCAATGACTTGACACTCGCTGCCTCAGGAG AAGGAGGTCTGGCTGAGATCACTCTGACGTTTGACAACAGTTTGGTCATGTACGGATTCTGCAGCATCAAGGAGCCGTCTGCAGCTCTGCCCCGGTACATCCTCATCAACTGG GTGGGAGATGATGTCCCGGATGCACGGAAATGTGCCTGTGCCAGCCACGTGGCCACCATCGCAGACTTCTTCCAGGTCGAAAAC GGTGTAGAGGTGATCGTGAATGCCAGCAGCCTGGAGGACATAGAGCCATCTGCGATTGGACAGAGACTGACCAATGGGACGACAGCAGTGGCCAGTCCAGTCCTTAGCCGCCTTAAAACCAGGGAGGACGAGCACCCAGATGTG GGAACAGTTTATGAGAAAACCAACGCAGAGATGGAGATGAAGAAGATCAATAGAGAGGAATTCTGGGAAAAGGCTAAG agggaagaggagctgagaaaggaggaggaacgTAAGAAGGCAGCCGAGGAGCGACGGAAATTTGAGGAAGAACGGATGGAACTGGAACGACTGGAGCAGGAGAACCGCGagaagagatacagagagagagagagggagatcgAGGAGCACAG GAAGAAActacaggaagaggaagaggccaAAGAACGACAGATGAACCAGCCCCCTGTG GCGTCAGATCCAAACATTGAAGACTTGAGTTTGGACAAAAGGGAATCAGAGGTTGAG GAGGCGAAGGCGATCATAGCTCAGCGCTCAGGAAACCCTCGGGAGTTTTTCAAACAGAAAGAACGCGCCATGACCATCTGCGTGGACACATCTCCTGTATCTGTGCACCGGCCCG atgaaactgaaaacaatgatgatgatgatgatgatgatgatgaaggcaCAAAGCGCAGCATGTCCACCGTGTCTCCAGgtcccaaaatgttcagcacAGCCACAAAAGAGGACAGCACCGACCTGTGGG ATCCGTTCCCCAAACATGAGTCGACGCCCCCTGTGCAGGACACCGCCCCTCCCTCCAAACCAGTGCAGAGCGTGGCCCCTCAGCCCCAGAACTCCTTCTCTGTGTGGGACAGTGGAACTGACAGCCTGGTGGAGCTCTGGGACACCAAGCAAAACGAACCTAAGTCTGAGCCCGGCTCCCAGTCCCACCAGGCCGCGTCTCACTGCCCCTCCCTGGTGGAGCTGACGGGCGACTGCAGTGCCACCTCCCAGGCCATAGGCGGCAGACCTCAGCCGCTGCTTAGCTTCGACGACGTCATGGATGGAACGTTCTGCTCCGTGAACGAACAGGAAGACCCGCCCATGACCCTGAGCTACCAGCATGCACTGCAGCATGCAACCAATCAGGAGCCGGAGCTGGATGACGGACCGCTGCTCATGACCAATGGGAATGGGGACTCGCTGCTAAAGGAGGGAACTCAg GCCAGCGAAGGATACTTTAGCCAGTCACAGGAAGAGGAATTTGGCCAATCAGATGAGACCTCCGCTAAAGCCACACCCATCTTTTATAACAAGCCTCCAG AGATTGACATCACATGTTGGGACACAGATCCGGTGGTGGACGATGAAGACGactaa